The Lycium barbarum isolate Lr01 chromosome 12, ASM1917538v2, whole genome shotgun sequence genome includes a region encoding these proteins:
- the LOC132622814 gene encoding putative disease resistance protein RGA3, producing the protein MLRLTKEASEWSSVLRNGLWNLNGDENAVLQVLKLSFVHLPSTSVKKCFAYCSIFSRDHDIEKDQMVQLWMAEGFLQPSQGDHLKMESLGNEFFNILSQNSLLQDVKRDDYGNITHCKMHNLVHALAQSISRYEGFNVGSSAGDGHPHVRYLSMESLKESMPSVVKEKARSLRTLFLADNVSGSILSNFKYLRVLSFHGVDIVEVPSSISKLIHLRYLDLSGTKIRTLPDSICMLFNLQTLRLNGCDFLEGIPTQLSKLNNLRHLYYYSFEETCAMPFKMGQLTCLQTLQFFNVDYAGGHRISEIGFLKDLGGELEIRNLEKVNNQQEARSADLSRKENVHKLIFEWSSGRRGAISDDFVLAGLEPHPNLKSLMVKNFMGAKLPTWIMTMMVSTVEGNLLGLDNLVEIKLKGCRKCEELPMLGHLPHLKYLDLTGLDNLKSINRSFYGDDFLRSRTYEGDNANIALFRALKRLIFCDLPNLVEWIGPEEVTTEKEHVKVFPHLEEIEIQNCSQLTTTPYSFPGLEEFRISNVSSYQPLENICSSSSNSSSLTFLQIDGLLELACLPDNLLNNIKNLVYLAIHKCPNLVHVVPRVRGFGSFLRVLDINECTNLSTLPDDLQTLQSLAMLWISRCPKITSIPSLEGLKTLEELKISYCNELASLPNEMLLSCMSLKSLSVENCANLTSFPDLQQLNSLLSLRIVDCPQLTRLPKGLHSLSCLNYLRIGPFSEDLTSFPILDYDDTPSSEIHEENFQLFSLRCLTLFGRPHWDSLPAWLQNLTSLAELHLYDFGFEAVPEWIKSMSSLERLGLYLCEKLTFLPSVEATKCLVKLREVEIYNCPLLSERCSSLSGANSEWFKISHINQIKVDGKQIMPEPSYEVLPSPTLTKKKRPKSKEEEMR; encoded by the coding sequence ATGTTGCGTCTCACTAAAGAAGCCAGTGAGTGGTCATCAGTTTTGAGAAATGGTCTCTGGAACTTAAACGGAGATGAAAATGCGGTCTTGCAAGTACTGAAGCTGAGTTTTGTTCATTTGCCATCAACATCTGTAAAGAAGTGTTTCGCATATTGTTCAATTTTCAGTCGGGATCATGACATTGAAAAGGATCAAATGGTTCAATTATGGATGGCCGAAGGATTTCTCCAACCGAGCCAAGGAGATCATTTGAAAATGGAAAGCTTGGGAAATGAGTTTTTCAACATCTTGTCGCAAAATTCTCTATTGCAGGATGTGAAAAGAGATGACTATGGTAACATTACCCATTGTAAGATGCACAACCTTGTTCATGCTCTTGCACAATCAATTTCGAGATATGAAGGATTTAATGTAGGGTCCAGTGCAGGAGATGGCCATCCACATGTTCGGTATCTTTCAATGGAGTCTTTAAAGGAATCAATGCCTTCAGTTGTTAAGGAAAAAGCAAGATCTCTACGCACCTTGTTTTTAGCAGATAATGTTTCCGGGAGCATATTATCAAACTTTAAGTATTTGCGTGTATTAAGTTTCCATGGTGTTGACATTGTTGAGGTACCCTCATCAATCAGCAAGCTAATACATTTAAGATATCTTGATCTATCAGGCACCAAAATTCGAACTTTGCCAGATTCAATTTGCATGCTTTTTAATCTACAGACTTTGAGACTAAATGGATGTGACTTTCTTGAAGGGATTCCGACTCAGTTGAGCAAGTTGAATAACTTGAGACACCTTTACTATTATTCGTTCGAAGAAACTTGCGCAATGCCATTCAAGATGGGACAGTTAACTTGTTTGCAAACATTGCAGTTCTTCAATGTTGATTATGCTGGTGGTCATCGAATTTCAGAGATTGGATTTTTGAAGGATCTTGGAGGGGAGCTGGAAATAAGAAATCTTGAGAAAGTAAATAATCAGCAAGAAGCTCGAAGTGCAGATCTGTCTAGGAAGGAAAATGTTCATAAGTTAATATTTGAATGGAGCAGCGGGAGGCGAGGCGCAATCAGTGATGATTTTGTCTTGGCAGGCCTTGAACCTCATCCAAATTTGAAGAGCTTGATGGTCAAGAACTTCATGGGTGCCAAGTTACCAACATGGATTATGACAATGATGGTCAGTACTGTTGAGGGAAACTTATTGGGATTAGATAATCTGGTGGAGATCAAATTGAAAGGCTGTAGAAAGTGTGAAGAACTACCGATGCTTGGGCACCTACCGCATCTCAAATATCTAGACCTCACTGGACTGGATAATTTGAAAAGCATTAATCGTTCTTTTTATGGTGATGATTTTCTCAGATCAAGAACCTATGAAGGTGATAATGCAAATATAGCATTATTCAGAGCACTAAAAAGACTCATTTTCTGCGACTTGCCCAACTTAGTTGAGTGGATTGGACCAGAAGAGGTGACAACAGAAAAGGAACATGTGAAGGTGTTCCCTCACTTGGAGGAAATAGAGATACAGAACTGTTCACAATTAACTACCACGCCTTATTCTTTCCCCGGCCTGGAGGAATTCAGGATTTCAAATGTTAGCAGTTACCAGCCCTTGGAAAATATATGCAGCAGTAGCAGTAACTCATCAAGTCTTACATTCCTACAAATCGATGGACTGCTGGAGCTTGCTTGCCTTCCAGACAATCTTCTTAACAATATAAAGAATCTGGTATATCTGGCTATACATAAATGTCCCAATCTAGTGCATGTTGTTCCACGTGTGAGGGGTTTTGGCTCCTTTCTTCGCGTGTTAGATATCAATGAGTGCACAAACCTCAGCACATTGCCTGATGATCTACAAACTCTTCAATCTCTTGCAATGCTTTGGATATCTAGATGTCCAAAAATTACATCAATTCCAAGCTTGGAAGGCCTGAAGACCCTTGAAGAGCTGAAAATCAGTTACTGTAACGAGTTGGCTTCTCTACCAAATGAAATGCTACTGTCCTGCATGTCTCTCAAGTCTTTGAGCGTAGAAAACTGTGCTAATTTGACCTCTTTTCCGGACTTGCAACAGTTGAATTCCCTTTTATCATTGAGAATTGTTGATTGTCCCCAGCTGACTCGTCTCCCCAAGGGGCTTCATTCTCTTTCTTGCTTAAACTACTTAAGGATTGGTCCATTTTCAGAGGATCTCACTTCATTCCCGATTCTTGATTATGATGACACTCCTAGTAGTGAGATACATGAGGAAAACTTTCAACTTTTCTCTCTTAGATGTTTAACACTATTTGGGCGACCTCATTGGGACTCGTTGCCTGCATGGCTTCAAAATCTTACTTCTTTAGCTGAACTGCATCTTTATGATTTTGGATTTGAAGCTGTGCCTGAATGGATAAAAAGCATGTCTTCCCTAGAGCGATTGGGCCTATACTTGTGTGAAAAGCTAACTTTTCTTCCCTCCGTTGAAGCCACAAAATGCCTTGTGAAACTAAGGGAAGTGGAGATTTACAATTGCCCCTTATTGAGTGAAAGATGCTCTTCTTTGAGTGGTGCTAATTCTGAATGGTTCAAGATTTCTCATATAAACCAAATCAAAGTCGACGGCAAACAAATCATGCCCGAGCCTTCTTATGAAGTGTTACCATCTCCAACTCTCACAAAAAAGAAAAGACCGAAATCTAAAGAGGAAGAAATGAGGTGA